Below is a window of Phocoena phocoena chromosome 12, mPhoPho1.1, whole genome shotgun sequence DNA.
CATGAGTTTGGTCCTGTATTTGTAGAGACAGTGAACTGGCACAGCAGTAGCAGAGCTGCTGGGGTTTGGCCCGTCAGTCCACTGGTTTTCCAGGGTGATGATGGATTTCCATCGATTTGGATTCCCTGTTTGGTCTCGGTCCTCAGAGGATGGGTGGTAGCCTGCACCCGGAGTGGGTGCCAGCCAGGAGAGCCGAGCAGAGCATGCAAAGCTGACTGCTCACCTGGTGACTGACCGACTTCACGGCCTGTGAACTTGGTCTCATTTGTTTGGTGTTCTCACCAGCTGAGCTAACTCATCTTTTAAGATAGAATTACACAGGCTCACACAGCTTTCCAGAGTTGTCTTCTCTTCCAAAGAAATATCACCATTAAATTTCCGAAATATTTCCTATCATACTATGGACTCAGAGGAACTTTATGTTAGCATATTCTGGGGTCTGACACTTAATTTTTTGAATGCactgaaagtgaaatttaaacAAATGTAGTGAATGTTTGAgcacaaagcaaaaacaataaaacaaattcacatcaattgcctttttttaaattagacaAGAGAATTTCAAAGGTCTCAAGGTAGGTAATTAGCAATACCACCATGTGgcaaaaaaagaactagaaaggGAGTCTGGAACCCTGAGATCTAGTCCTAGTTGTTGCTATTTAACATGTCACAATTATCAGGTTTTCATTTGTAGAATGGGAAACTGGGCCTGACACATTTAAGAGCCCATCCAATTTTGAAATACtaagaattctttttcttctcaaaaatacATAAGTcatatattaaatgtttttaaatctagatttttttaacCCATGACAAAATTAGAGCTGCTAAAATGTTTTAAGATAAAACATAAAAccagcctgcttttttttttttttttttttttttggaggtacgcgggcctctcactgtgtggcctcccgttgcggagcacaggctccggatgcgcaggctcagcggccatggctcacgggcccagccgctccgtggcatgtgggatcttcccggaccggggcacgaacccatgtccccagcatcggcaggtggactctcaaccaccgcgccaccagggaagccccagcctgaaTTTTTAATCAAACATTACTAGGGATGGAAAGATACCTGTACAAAACATCCTCAAGGAGCTGTTTTTCTCCTCCTAAAAGACAGGATCACCTAGACaatacagaatatattttcttaaactaaTTATTTTCTGGTGCAGTGCTGCAGGATtactgaaagattttaaaaatacatcatcaAGGTATTTTTCATATATGATCTAGAAATAtaatttcctccttctctctcctttactGTGAAAGATCCTTGCACAAGTGTAAAAGTGAAACTTGAATCTCATCGGAAAAATGTCTGTCTTCACTGCAGGGTGCTGCTCTCTGAAGGCTGGATTTTGGAGCAGAAAGAAAGCACGGGCCAAACTGGTTTTAACTTGCAAACCAGcagaaatgataggaaagattCCCAAGCTAGAGCTACAAAGCCTCTGATGTCCTAAAGAAGGTAAGCCTCCTATTTGAACGTTAGTCCAAAAGGGACAGAGTCAAACGGAATACCTAAGGAAACAATCATAGTTCATTTGGGAGCTTCTTTTATTCCACCCACTTTAATTAAAAAGTCAGATAACAAAGTTGTAACTTATTTCCAATTAAATATTGAGATGAGCATAATCCACATTTGCTGCCAATCAAGGTATTTAAAAGAATGTACCTTTTATTTCAACCAATCCTTCCTCcgcctctgaaaaaaaaaaaaaaaaagaaaatcttgtctATTATCGATAGTATCGATTTAAGTAGctctttttgctttaaaaaatgttatcaaaTGTGCTTCAAAGAAGCCTTATTTTATAAGAAAGATCTATCAGTTATAAGGTATAAATGTGCCTCATGGGTCACCATTGAGTCGCATGGGGCAGCAAAATTGATGATACATATATTAATGTTGCAAACTGAATTGTTACATTGAGAAGGGCGAGTTACAATTCAGGGTCAAATAGCTGTATTAGCCTAAATTCTTGCCACTTGAAATTGAAATTTATTGgacattttaatagctttttaaattgaGGGATTTATCAAGTACttacatttttaagtatttttctaactttcttcACATGAAACTTGTAAAGGAAAAATGAAGGGTGTTTTCTGCTGAAACCTTTGCTGAGTAATAAAATGTATCACcaaccaaaataattttgaaaaatggactatttgtagttttctaggATCAATAATGCATAATGGTACTAAAGAACAGTGTTTAAAACAAGTGCACTTAAAGCgatactttcattttctttttgcctatAATCCTTATTGGATTTATATAGCACCTATCTGCCAAGGAACTCAGAATGCCTTATAAGCTTATAGACTTCGAGTATTATGACTACACAATAACAAATGTTTTCAAGCAATAATATTTTTTACCTGAAGAATATCTATTTCCATGTACTGGGGAAGAGCAAGCAGTGATATGATATAAAATTGGGAAGTTTATACAAAGGAAGAAGCAAGGGGgtgaaaaagaagcagaaaatcacAAACTTCAAAAAAGCCATCACCTAATGGGCAAAAACTCGGCTTCACTGTGTCACAGATTCTGCTTCAGTGAGTTGATGAGAAAAGCTAGACTGGCAAATCTAGCGCTTTCCTGGATGTTAGATAGAGCTCAGTTTTTAACTGTTAGATTATCACATGATGAAGGAGAAATCATTCTTCTGAACAGAGACGCTATAAATATTACAATTTGTTGTTTTCTACAATATCAGCAGACTTAGCAATGAAAGCCCATCGGCAGTGTATTCCTAAGATGGTGTGCTTTTATTTATTAGATGTTTTCGCTATTTTTTGGCTGGGTTTTGGCATCACCCTTAGGAAATAATGGCAGCCAGCCAGTTTATGAATTCCTGGTgaacacttaaaatgtttaatggAATAATATTAAGTACCATATAGTTAACCTTTTCTTAGGAATTGTAGGATCTGACGTATAACCTCAAAATAATGCATGCTATTTCATAAAATGAGCCTTAAGGAACttaatatagttaaaattaaaacatcatATTCTGTCTGTCTAATCTAATCTAAACAAGGAACAGATACAGATATTTTTAGCTCTATTTTGAAAACTTCTGAATTTAACTCAAAGAGGAAAAAGCTTTCTATGCTTCTATTGTAAAAAAGATTTCTAGAACTAAAGTACTGTCTAAtcctatttcatttataaaagtaTGGAAacctaaattttatttcaaatataaaacacCCCCgaacatgatcttttttttttttttctgtacgtgggcctctcactgttgtggtctctcccgttgtggagcacaggctccggacacgcaggctcagtggccatggctcacgggcccagccgcttcgcggcatgtggtattttcccaggccggggcacgaacccgtgtcccctgcatcggcaggcggactctcaaccactgcgccaccagggaagcccaccagaaCGTGatcattttaaagggaaagaagggCCCTAAGACTTACTGGCACAAGTTTACCTACACTTTAAATTAAGCAATAATGGCTAAATTAAAAGTCACTTTATATAAGAGTTTAGAGATTAATGGAATTTACTTTTAAACTTCCTTGGCAAATAATAAACTCTGAAAAAAATCTTGTCTATTATTGACAGTATCACTTGATTAATCAATTGCTTTTATTTACACCTAAGTGTGATTTATTCTTCACAAAGGTGTATATACTAACATAGAGTTTAGCTAAAATCAAAATGTCCCCAAATTCTTAAGTGCTGAACTGAACATAAGAACCTACGATTAGTTGAGACACTCGTTTGTAAACATAGACAGTTATCTCTGGTTATTTCCTCAAATTCATATCCTAccataacaattattttttaaacacattaGCAATCTCTGACAATCAAACTATCAACCCTATAGGTTccattttaagcatttaaaaaaatatattctcaggAAAATCTTAAGTTCCAACTTACATTCTGACcttataactttttaaagttactcttttaaatcttttattttagaatattctaTGTCTTGAGACACttcattttcatacatttatttgcaTTATATTTATTTCGTACTCTGCTCTAAAAATCCACAGAACAATTTCACGTGGAGAGTTTTATTACGTAAATAATTTTGTTCTGTCCTAACTTAGTCTAGAAAAAGCCCCACACTGTCAACTGCTTATCATACCGCACTCTTCCCTCTTACGAACTTTATAGTGCTTTTACAAAATTGTTTAATGAATAGCATTAACTTTCACATGAATATTCAAATTCTCTGTAAACCCTGAAAGGATCCACCATCTCAAAACTATCTCCAAAGTCTGTCTGTATAAGACACTGCTCCCGTTTCATTCTCAGCTATAATAACTAACACCTTAATTATCATCAGAACCAAGACCATTTAATATCACTGCCCCTAATCTTTTTTTCCAATAGTAAACTTGAACACAACTGTAATTCTTTTAagaatctttattgaatttttttggaACAATTTAGTTTGCTGGATCTCGATGCAGTTTATAAAAAAACGTCAGCACAGTTTCATATAAACTGCAGTCAGAAAAGTAACTTGTCAAAGAAGTTATCTGAAGTTGCAAGTTATTTTCTGTAATATGCAGAACAGGAAAATGTAAGCATGCTCTCAGATGCAGGCGCTCCTGTGTGCTATGGAGTTACTTTGAAGAGCTTGCTAAGGTCTGCGGGCAGTTTATGGAATGCAATCATTCTCTCCACAATTTTGGTACATGAGAATAAAACTGATATTTATGAAATACGTCTTTTTCTCAAAAAAGTTGAGGCAGCTTTTGTTGAATGCTATCTGTGGGAGTACATTTGATAACCTTGAACTGTACTAAGAGAAAGAGGCAGCCAGGAGGCCATGTTCATGCTGAAACTTGAAAACATCCCTCCAGACGTGTTGATTtcccagaaaaggaagaggataaaACACTAAGCACAGTTGTCCATTGTCTTACAGTAGCAGAACACACCAAGAAACTTTACATAAGGGAGCAAACTCCCTTCACGGCTTTCAGTCAAGGTCAGTGGCAGCTACAGTGGAGGGTGGTGGTGCAGCAAGCCTAGGACAGGACAAAAGCTGAAGTCTACATCTCATGCATAGCTGTCCTTGTTCTGTCCTCGCGCGGTTCTCAGACATCCGAATTAGAACTGAGGTTTGTTAACCTGGGGTCCGCATTGATTTCGTATCTGTAATGATACCCTTCCATGTGATCCCTGCAGGCATCTCTGATGTTATGCATCCACTTTTTTATCCCTTTGCGATTCAAATACAAAACCAGTAGGAAAATGGCGCCTATCAGGGCTAAAACAATACCCAGGAAGACATAAGACGTCtgcagggatggaggaaggatagGGTCACAGTCCAGTTCGGAGCTGTTGAGTTCCAAGAGGACCCGATTCCTCATTTTTTCCGGGAATGCACAGGTGAGCCTGGCTTTGCCCTGCACTACCTCTGTCTCCTTGAGCCAGGCCACCATGTCCGCCATGTGGCAGTCACAGACCCAGGGATTGTCGTCCAGGAAGACTCTGACGTGAGGCAGGCTTTGCAGCTCTGCCAGGGTGCCGTTGTGCAGGACCTTGAGGGCGTTGTTCTCCAGGTGGAGGCTTTCGAGGTGTGTCAGGTTGCGGAAGGACACATAGGTCAGGCTCACCAGCGAGTTGTTGCGCAGGTCCAGGTGCCTGAGGCCGGGCAGCTGGGCCAGGACGTCGCGGGGCAGGTAGAGGAGGCGGTTGCTGACCAGCTCCAGGCGGCGGAGCCCGCGCAGCGCGTGGCCTGCTCGCAGGGCTGCTGCCACCGCACCCTCAAAGCTCCGGTTCTGCCGCTCGGCCGCAGGGGGCACGATGCGGTTCAGGATCAGTTCCACCAGGGGGCTGGGGCCCGCGACGCTGGCGTTGCCGCCCGAGAAGGCGAAGGGGCTGAGGTCGGCCAGCGGGTTGTGGCTGAGGTCGAGCTGGCGCAGGCTGGGCAGATGCGCGAAGGCGCCGGCGCGCACCTCCTCCAGGTGGCTGCCGCTGAGGTTGAGCGCGGCCAGCTCGGCCAGCGGCGGCCGGCGGGCGAAGGCCCCGGCGGGGAGCACCGCCAGCTGATTGCCGGTGAGGAAGAGGTTGCGCACGTAGGGGGGCAGGTCCGCGGGCACCTCGGTCAGGTTGCGGTTAACGCACTTGACGGTGCGCGCCGCCTCGGAGCACTCGCACGCCGGGGGGCATCGGCCCGACAGCTGAGGCTGGGCGGACGCCGCGGAGACCGGGAACGCCGAGGAGGTGGACGAGGacgcagaggaggggagggaggacgaCGAGACCCAGCCCAGGAGGACCAGCGCCAGCCGTGCCAGCCGCAGCCTCCCGTCCCCGGCGGCGGGGCCCCGGGAGCACCCCCCAGGCATCGCGGCTCGGGTCTCCCCGGAGCTGGGCTGGGACGCTGCCCGCTCCGAAGGTTCGGGAGGTTGGGCCCGGAGGGCGCGGGCCGGCCGGAAGCGTCTGGAGAAAACTTTGGTCTTGTGGAAGCTGAGGagggccgctgctgccgccgccgctgccgccggaACTTGGCTAACCCCCTGGCCGCCGGGCGTCCCCCTCCCGGGGCCGAGTCCCCCGCCCCTTCCCTCCAGaaagtacgcacggcgggtcggGACGCTCAGCGCCGCGCTCTTCCTCCGTGCCTCTTCCAGTAGCCGCCCCCGGGTGGCACCTCCTCGCCTCTTTTGTTGGCGCCTCGCGCAGGATCCGAGGCGCGACCTGGGACAAGCGGGAGAGAAGCGTGAGGTGCAGCGGCGCCCGCAGCTCCCCGAGTGCAGGAACCGGCCTCTGCCAGCCAAGTCGTCCCCACTCGGTACCCGAGACCTCCCTCCTTTAAGCCCGTCCGAGCCTCGCCTCCCCCAGCGTGCCACGCAGATCCGTACCCCGGGAGAGGGGCGCGCGACCCGAGATGCCGGAGCGCTAAGTCTTCCGTCTGCTGCGGCCCCTACTATATATACCCTTGCAGCTCCCGCCCTCCTCCTTTCCCGATCCCACTCGTACagtcccctaccccccacccccgctcccccgCATCGAACTTCTCGCTGAATCCCCAGCGCCTCCCGGCCAAACTTCTCACTCTCCCAggtccttcccccttccccccaccgtCTCCGCAGACTACCTGCCTTCCGGGGTCTCCGCCCCCCGCCCGGACTTCTCCTCCCGGCCCAGGTGAGGATGAGAGGGAAGTTTCATGCTACAGGAGTATTTTCATCTCTCAGAACCCTCTCGGATTAAGTGGAGGAGCGTATAGCTGGCGCCCCCAAGCCCGCGCCCCCTCCAGCCCCTAGGATCCGAGGGCATTCCAGTCATCTCcgaaagggaggggagaggccgCGAACAAAGCAACGGCGGAACCCGGACCTGCGCTCCTCTCCTGCCCGAGGGCGGGGAGGGGCCCCGGAGCTGCCTTCTCTGCCACCTCCCCACCGCTCACCTCCGCCTCCGTGCGCCCGCCCGCCCACCACCTCCCAAGGCAACTCCCAGTCCCACCGGAGTCACGGGGACTTCTCGGGTCCGAGCTGCGCGCCGACTCTCCTCgcaccccagccccaggcccaacCTCCGCAGCTGGGAAAAACCAATCCGGGGGTCAGGGGAGGGCAGGCCTGCCGGAGTGGCTGCTCCGGCCGCGCGGCCAGCCTCGGCGGACCTCAGTGGGGGGATTGAATAAAGGAGGCGAGGGGGGAGTCTGCGCCGCGCACCTCCCCCTGGTGGAAACTGACGAGGAATGCGCCAGAAAAGGTGAGGGAATCccttcttctcccccttccccgaCATCCCATGGTGGTTCCTCGTTTTGCATACTGGACTTACCTTGGACAGGAACAAAACCGCCGGTGAATCTCGTGGAATTCGTCCTGATTCGGGCACTTATGGCAGTAACCGGGTAGATTTAGGCGTCACAGAGCAACGCGAAGCAGCAGCGTAAAGAAGGGAGCTGAAAATGCACAGCGGCAGCGGTAAAACGCCCAGCAGCCTGCAAGGGAGTTTCGGGAGTCTTCCCACCAAAGTGATAACGTTAGACTGCCAACTTCAGATTTAGGTGTAATTAACGCGTCCCTACCTGTCCCGCCCCCGCACTTCTCCGGATAACTTACGGAACTTGTGAAGGGAGAGAGCTAACTTTAAGAAGGGGGATAAAAGATTGGTGGAGAAGAGATTCACTCTTGATTCGTGAGCTTTTCCCTTCCCCAAAttaaaagcagaaggaagaaaacggCCGCCAAAGCGTCCTAGAAACAAAAGGCATACAAAGAGGACGTGAGTCACCCGGAAAGCGGACCCGCCCCGCTCACCAGATGTGGCAGCGATGTGTCAGTGCAAGTCACTTAAGATGGGAGAGCTcacggggtgggagtgggagggaggccgCCTGGGGAGAGCAGAAGTTTGGTACCAATATCTAACGCCCCAGGAGGCGCCAGGTAGGCAGGGAACCGAGAGGCTTAAGTCGGGAAAGGAGACTCTGAATGACTGGGTATAGGGGGGATTTGTTACATCGGAGAGGTTTGGGGTCCTGCAGGCTCAATCCTTGTTCTCTCAGTGACTCTGTATCTCCTTTCTCCCCATCAAATAATTTCCCTGAAAGGATGAGAAGGTGGCTGGTTATTCAAGGCTtgttcattttagaaagaaaatggcCATTAGAGCAAACAGTTGGGGAAATTAAGATCTGGTAATATGAAAAGGATCGAATAAAGAATGCCGAAGTTTGTGCCTGTGACGTGTGCCTTTACTGTGAAAAAAGGCCCCAACTCTCAAGTTGATTCCTTATTACTTTTGTGGGAAGAGATAGTCTGCAGAGCCAATAGCCAAAATGACCCAGACAAGACCTGGAGGGGTTGGAGAATGCAACAATTTGTGCAAAAAGCCAGTTTTGTTCACTTGTATCTTCAGCACGTTTATCTaaatctctttttcttgtttttaaaagtgtttttttaacaCGCATGTGAAACACTTTGACAGAAGAATCTGAAAAGCTGTAGTGATGTTCTGTATCccgatggtggtggtggttacataaaTCTATACATGTGTCAAAATTCTTAGAACTTCGTACACCGAAAAGAATCAGTTTTACTGtaggataatttttaaacaaaattaattactCATGGGGAACAAACTGTCGTAATGCTCTGGCATGATATTAATTCTGGTTCTGTTCTGTTAAGGAGTGAGAAGCGCTTTAGGATTTAGAAAGATAACATTCTCATCCGATCTTAGAGTCAGTTCGGCAGTACAGATACCATGAGTACTATTGTCTTGTTATTCGTGTTATTATTCTGTTTCACAACTGAAAAAACTGCGGCTCTGAACTGAGGATAGCTAGCATTGACAGTGTCTTTTACTTGCCAAGCCCCGCCTGTGCTTATCACTTTACAGAAGTTATCTCTTTTGTTCTTCCCATCGGTACTCAGGTAGGTTCTCTTGCTGCAgttttaaagaggagaaaaactgaggcaggagTCAGTTATATAACTTGTTCTAATGTGTGATGGAGGTAGGGACCAGGCCCGGATTTGTCTGCTTTTCTTAAATAGCTCACCTTCTGCCTCTGGGTAACATTTAGGAGTTTGTGCAAAGTCCTAGTCTGTATCACTTAGGCAGAAGCGAAGCCTCTCCCCTGGTTCTCTTCCTCCTGATTTTCTTCTACTTGCCTGCAGTTGGCAGTTGGTTATGGCTGCTGAATCCGGACTCAGAAATTTGGGGGCATTTTTAGCTCCGCCACTTACTCATTGTGTGGTTTCTGTATACCTCCGTTTCTTAATCTGTAAGATAGGACCACTAATAAAACGTTATGGCATTTCCATGAGAACTGAGATAACAGGCAAAATTGCCTGGTATTATTGTGCTCTTCTTAATTACTCGCCCTCTCGCCATTTATTGTGCACCCACCATATCCCTGTAACTGTGTTAGTGATAGGAACCCAAGGATGAATAGTGTAAGGTCTCTTTCAAGTAgaattgccagatttagcaaataaaaatacaggacactcagctaaacttgaatttcagatacacGATGAATGATTTTTTAGTATGACTGCGTCCCACGCAGTATTTGGGATGTACTTAACActaaaaaattttgttctttacCTGAAATTCTAACTTAACCTGGCATCCTGTATTTGGTCTGGTGACAAAGGAGTTCATAACCTGGTGGAAGAAACACAGAAACAAGAGCTTTCAATGCAGAACATTGAATGCAGTTTAGTATGTGTATCTTTCCAATCTCtctctttgtatatattttacttctgtttttgctattttttatatGAATGGGATCCTAGTATATGtattattcatgatttttttagttttgaaataaCCATATATCATTCTGTGTCCATACATATAGGtatgctttcttctttattttatagactGCAAAATATTCTGTTCTGTGGATTGTTTTACCACATTTTTTAACTGCCCTATTGAAAGACATTAAGATCAGTAActactttttaaagaagtttcCTTCAAGTGAGAAAGGCTTACTAGGATCAG
It encodes the following:
- the TPBG gene encoding trophoblast glycoprotein, whose amino-acid sequence is MPGGCSRGPAAGDGRLRLARLALVLLGWVSSSSLPSSASSSTSSAFPVSAASAQPQLSGRCPPACECSEAARTVKCVNRNLTEVPADLPPYVRNLFLTGNQLAVLPAGAFARRPPLAELAALNLSGSHLEEVRAGAFAHLPSLRQLDLSHNPLADLSPFAFSGGNASVAGPSPLVELILNRIVPPAAERQNRSFEGAVAAALRAGHALRGLRRLELVSNRLLYLPRDVLAQLPGLRHLDLRNNSLVSLTYVSFRNLTHLESLHLENNALKVLHNGTLAELQSLPHVRVFLDDNPWVCDCHMADMVAWLKETEVVQGKARLTCAFPEKMRNRVLLELNSSELDCDPILPPSLQTSYVFLGIVLALIGAIFLLVLYLNRKGIKKWMHNIRDACRDHMEGYHYRYEINADPRLTNLSSNSDV